In a genomic window of Polycladomyces abyssicola:
- the hisS gene encoding histidine--tRNA ligase — MNVRIPRGTADIMPGEVEKWQYVEEKARDVCRRYHFSEIRTPIFEHTELFQRGVGETTDIVEKEMYTFEDRGGRSLTLRPEGTAAVVRAFVEHKVYGQPQPTKWFYIGPMFRYERPQAGRMRQFHQFGLEVFGSHDPGTDAEVIALGAHFFEAVGLKGVTVHLNSVGCPKCRPVHREKLVAYLTPHKDRLCRDCQSRLERNPLRILDCKNETCRQITEGAPAVLDVLCDECAPHFEAVKRHLDLLGVDYTVNPRLVRGLDYYTRTAFEYMLEGLGAQASTIGGGGRYNGMVEEFGGGDVPGIGFATGLERVLLALEEQGVTLPLDRSLDCFLVTLGDEAQEKAVTLLQSLRKAGCSADRDYLGRKLKAQMKAADRMNARFVAILGEEELKQNQIVVKDMTTGEQETVNLDQFVDYIRQGSKR, encoded by the coding sequence ATGAACGTACGCATTCCTCGCGGCACGGCAGACATCATGCCGGGAGAAGTGGAGAAATGGCAATACGTCGAAGAAAAAGCGCGCGATGTGTGCAGGCGTTATCATTTTTCCGAAATTCGAACGCCGATCTTTGAACACACCGAGTTGTTCCAACGCGGAGTGGGAGAGACGACCGATATTGTCGAGAAGGAGATGTACACATTCGAAGACCGGGGTGGACGTAGTCTCACTCTGCGCCCGGAAGGGACAGCGGCCGTGGTGCGGGCGTTCGTGGAACACAAGGTATATGGTCAGCCTCAGCCGACCAAGTGGTTTTACATCGGACCGATGTTCCGGTACGAGCGGCCGCAGGCGGGGCGGATGCGCCAGTTTCACCAGTTCGGTCTCGAGGTTTTCGGTTCGCATGATCCCGGAACGGATGCCGAGGTGATCGCGCTCGGTGCCCATTTTTTTGAGGCCGTGGGCCTGAAGGGCGTCACCGTTCACCTGAACAGCGTCGGTTGTCCGAAATGCCGACCGGTGCACCGGGAGAAATTGGTGGCTTATCTCACACCCCACAAAGACCGGCTGTGCCGGGATTGCCAGTCGCGATTGGAGCGGAACCCGCTGCGCATCTTGGACTGCAAAAACGAGACCTGTCGGCAGATCACCGAAGGCGCTCCAGCCGTGTTGGACGTGTTGTGCGACGAGTGTGCGCCGCATTTTGAAGCGGTGAAACGGCACCTGGATCTGCTGGGCGTCGATTACACCGTCAATCCTCGGCTGGTGCGCGGATTGGATTATTACACCCGGACGGCGTTTGAATATATGCTGGAAGGGCTGGGTGCGCAAGCATCAACAATCGGTGGCGGCGGACGCTACAACGGTATGGTGGAGGAATTCGGTGGTGGTGACGTGCCCGGCATCGGCTTCGCCACCGGACTGGAGCGTGTGCTGTTGGCATTGGAGGAGCAAGGTGTGACACTCCCGCTGGATCGGAGTCTGGATTGTTTCCTGGTCACGCTGGGAGATGAGGCCCAAGAAAAAGCGGTCACACTTCTGCAATCGCTCCGCAAGGCCGGTTGTTCGGCGGACCGGGATTATCTGGGGCGGAAACTCAAAGCGCAGATGAAGGCGGCGGATCGGATGAATGCCCGATTTGTAGCCATTTTGGGAGAAGAGGAACTGAAACAAAACCAGATTGTGGTCAAGGACATGACCACAGGCGAACAGGAAACGGTCAACCTGGATCAATTCGTCGACTACATCCGCCAGGGAAGCAAGCGGTAG
- the aspS gene encoding aspartate--tRNA ligase produces the protein MESVHKTHHCGELRKEHVGQEVVLNGWVHKQRDFGGLIFLDLRDRSGLVQVVCNPETSPAAVEIAQKVRSEYVLAVRGKVINRSPETVNPKLETGEIEVQAEEIEILTPAKTPPFVIQDQVDVDEPVRLKYRYLDLRRPVMQQTLILRHRAMQVVRRFLDERGFIEVETPMLTKSTPEGARDYLVPSRVHPGEFYALPQSPQLFKQLLMVAGMERYFQIARCFRDEDLRADRQPEFTQIDIEASFLPQEAFLEMMEEMVATLFRETIGVEVERPFPRITYREAMEKYGSDKPDLRFGMELVDLSEIVRNSGFKVFSSTVAAGGQVKAINVKGCAGWSRKEIDSWGETAQQLGAKGLAWLAVKEEGRKGPVAKFLSEEEWDRIREATEAETGDLLLFVADRPQVVAHVLGELRLKLGKHLNLIDPNAYRFAWITEFPLLEYDEETKRYYAMHHPFTMPVEEDIPLLKTDPGRVRAQAYDMVLNGYEIGGGSQRIHRREVQEAMFEALGLSMDEAREKFGFLLEAFEYGAPPHGGIAFGFDRLVMLLAGRSNLRDCIAFPKTASASCLMTEAPSPVDERQLDELHITVREEVTQKAE, from the coding sequence ATGGAGAGCGTGCATAAAACGCATCATTGCGGTGAGTTGCGAAAAGAACATGTGGGTCAGGAAGTCGTCCTCAACGGTTGGGTTCATAAACAACGCGATTTCGGCGGATTGATCTTCCTCGATCTTCGCGATCGCTCCGGATTGGTACAAGTGGTGTGCAATCCGGAAACATCGCCCGCCGCTGTGGAAATTGCCCAAAAGGTCCGGAGCGAGTACGTATTGGCGGTCAGAGGAAAAGTGATCAACCGCTCGCCGGAGACGGTCAACCCCAAGCTGGAGACGGGGGAAATCGAGGTGCAGGCCGAGGAGATCGAAATTCTCACCCCGGCCAAAACACCGCCGTTTGTCATTCAAGATCAGGTGGACGTGGACGAACCGGTACGGCTCAAATACCGGTATCTCGATCTCCGGCGGCCGGTGATGCAACAGACGCTGATCCTTCGTCACCGTGCGATGCAAGTGGTGCGCCGTTTCTTGGATGAGCGCGGTTTCATCGAAGTGGAAACACCCATGTTGACCAAGAGCACACCGGAAGGCGCACGTGACTATCTGGTTCCTAGTCGGGTACATCCGGGCGAATTCTACGCTTTGCCCCAATCGCCTCAATTGTTCAAACAGCTCTTGATGGTAGCGGGGATGGAGCGGTACTTCCAGATTGCCCGATGTTTCCGGGATGAGGATTTGCGGGCAGACCGGCAACCCGAATTTACCCAGATCGATATCGAAGCGTCGTTCCTGCCGCAGGAAGCCTTCCTGGAGATGATGGAAGAGATGGTGGCGACGCTCTTCCGTGAAACGATCGGGGTGGAGGTGGAGCGTCCCTTCCCGCGGATCACTTATCGGGAGGCGATGGAGAAATACGGTTCGGACAAACCGGACCTGCGTTTTGGCATGGAACTCGTCGACCTGTCCGAGATCGTGAGAAACAGCGGATTTAAGGTGTTTTCCTCCACAGTGGCCGCAGGCGGCCAGGTCAAAGCGATCAATGTCAAAGGATGTGCGGGCTGGAGCCGAAAAGAGATCGACAGCTGGGGAGAAACGGCACAACAGCTGGGAGCCAAAGGTCTCGCCTGGCTGGCAGTAAAAGAGGAGGGGCGCAAAGGTCCTGTCGCCAAATTCCTGAGCGAGGAAGAATGGGATCGTATTCGCGAGGCGACCGAAGCAGAAACGGGCGACTTGCTTCTGTTCGTGGCCGACCGGCCCCAAGTGGTGGCCCATGTATTGGGCGAACTGCGGCTGAAGCTGGGTAAACATCTGAACTTGATCGACCCGAACGCATACCGGTTCGCTTGGATCACTGAATTTCCGCTGCTGGAATATGACGAGGAAACGAAACGGTACTACGCGATGCACCATCCATTCACCATGCCGGTGGAAGAGGATATTCCGTTGTTGAAAACCGACCCAGGCCGCGTTCGGGCGCAAGCGTACGACATGGTGCTCAACGGATATGAGATCGGCGGGGGCAGCCAACGGATCCACCGTCGGGAAGTGCAGGAGGCCATGTTTGAAGCGTTGGGTCTGTCAATGGACGAAGCGCGGGAAAAATTCGGTTTCTTGCTGGAAGCCTTTGAATACGGGGCACCGCCGCACGGTGGCATCGCCTTCGGATTCGATCGTTTGGTGATGCTGTTGGCGGGCCGGAGTAACCTGCGGGACTGCATCGCGTTCCCGAAAACGGCCAGCGCCAGCTGCCTGATGACGGAAGCACCGTCGCCGGTTGATGAACGGCAATTGGACGAATTGCACATCACCGTACGAGAAGAAGTGACCCAAAAGGCAGAATAG
- a CDS encoding cysteine desulfurase family protein encodes MSIYLDHAATTPIHPKVKEAMLPFLEDHFGNPSSIHAYGRTVRQAIDRARDQVAASIHADPGQLIFTSGGTEADNLALIGVAMAMREKGKDRVITTTVEHHAVLDTCQYLEKIGFQVIYVPVDRYGRVQTEELKRAIDDRTAIISVMYGNNEVGTLQPIEEIGQIAKERGVWFHTDAVQALGSEPLDVRKLPVDLLSLSSHKINGPKGVGALYIGRKVPLQPQMHGGMQERRRRAGTENVIGIVGFGQAAELAMANREEHRDTAQRCREAMLETWRQEGISFVVNGHPEHYLPHVLNVSFPGAETETLLMNLDLEGIACSSGSACTSGTLEVSHVLKAMGLPDELLRSAIRFSFGWGNTVEQVTEAAKTVARVVRRLTEQ; translated from the coding sequence ATGTCGATTTATTTGGATCATGCGGCTACAACGCCCATCCATCCTAAAGTGAAAGAAGCGATGCTTCCTTTTTTGGAAGACCACTTCGGCAATCCCTCCAGTATCCACGCTTACGGTCGGACCGTACGACAGGCGATTGATCGCGCTCGTGATCAAGTGGCGGCATCGATCCATGCTGATCCCGGTCAACTGATCTTTACCAGCGGGGGAACCGAGGCGGATAATCTGGCGTTGATCGGTGTGGCGATGGCCATGCGGGAGAAAGGGAAAGATCGGGTCATCACCACAACGGTGGAGCATCATGCAGTGTTGGACACGTGCCAGTATTTGGAAAAAATCGGGTTTCAGGTCATCTATGTACCGGTGGATCGATATGGACGCGTACAGACAGAGGAGTTGAAGCGGGCCATCGATGACCGTACCGCCATCATCAGTGTCATGTACGGCAATAATGAAGTGGGCACCCTGCAACCGATCGAGGAGATCGGGCAAATCGCCAAAGAGCGGGGCGTCTGGTTTCACACTGACGCCGTTCAGGCTCTGGGATCGGAACCGCTGGATGTGCGCAAGCTGCCGGTGGATCTGCTCTCGTTGTCCAGTCACAAAATTAACGGGCCCAAAGGTGTAGGTGCGTTGTATATCGGGCGGAAGGTGCCGCTGCAGCCGCAAATGCACGGCGGTATGCAGGAGCGCAGAAGGAGAGCCGGCACGGAAAATGTGATCGGGATCGTCGGCTTCGGGCAAGCAGCCGAACTGGCGATGGCCAACCGGGAGGAACATCGCGACACAGCACAACGCTGCCGGGAAGCGATGTTGGAAACGTGGCGTCAGGAGGGCATCTCTTTTGTCGTCAACGGCCACCCGGAACATTATCTGCCTCATGTGCTCAATGTCAGTTTCCCTGGAGCAGAAACCGAAACCCTGCTGATGAACCTGGACCTGGAAGGGATCGCGTGCTCCAGTGGTTCGGCTTGCACATCGGGAACATTGGAGGTTTCTCACGTGTTGAAAGCGATGGGCTTGCCCGACGAGCTTTTGCGTTCTGCGATCCGGTTCAGTTTCGGTTGGGGCAATACGGTTGAACAGGTGACGGAAGCGGCAAAAACGGTCGCCCGCGTCGTCCGTCGTCTCACCGAGCAGTGA
- a CDS encoding AI-2E family transporter, whose translation MERLTRQRALYISVLTLVILGIIFLLVQIGPWLQGLAGFLKAVLTPFLFAVVISYLLHPIVTMLSERGVPRSVAVLLIYTLFIASIVVVVMNLVPMFDQQLEELAEHLPQWNQQIRSWIDQYDNNKQVLPHSVQIGIERSLDRLEQSVADGIGNWLSGIGSTLNQVMIALVVPFLAFYMLKDTQLIERSMLAFFPVRHHKNILRLFRDIDTALGNYIRGQLLVCLVVGVLAYIGYRWIGLPYPLLLASSVAVFNVVPYLGPFLGAIPAILVALAISKKMVVSVLLINLVIQMLEGNVISPQIVGRTLHLHPLLIIFALLAGGEVGGIWGMILAVPFFAVCKVIIEHVTRHVIHR comes from the coding sequence GTGGAGCGCCTCACGCGACAACGGGCCTTGTACATATCCGTGCTGACGTTGGTGATCTTGGGCATCATTTTTTTGCTTGTGCAGATCGGACCGTGGCTGCAAGGGCTGGCGGGATTTCTGAAAGCCGTATTGACTCCCTTTTTGTTTGCGGTGGTCATCTCCTATCTGTTGCACCCGATTGTCACCATGCTGAGCGAACGGGGCGTTCCCCGATCGGTGGCCGTACTTCTGATATACACATTGTTTATCGCTTCGATCGTGGTCGTCGTGATGAATCTGGTGCCGATGTTCGATCAGCAGCTGGAAGAGCTGGCCGAACATTTGCCCCAATGGAATCAGCAGATCCGGAGCTGGATTGATCAGTACGATAACAATAAACAAGTATTGCCACACAGTGTACAGATCGGGATCGAGCGATCACTGGACCGATTGGAACAATCGGTTGCCGACGGGATTGGGAATTGGTTGAGCGGCATCGGCAGTACCCTCAACCAGGTGATGATTGCGTTGGTGGTTCCGTTTCTCGCTTTTTATATGCTGAAGGACACGCAATTGATCGAACGCAGCATGTTGGCCTTCTTTCCCGTGCGCCATCACAAAAATATTCTCCGTTTGTTTCGGGACATCGACACGGCGTTGGGGAATTATATCCGTGGTCAGTTGTTGGTTTGCCTGGTAGTGGGCGTATTGGCATACATTGGTTACCGCTGGATCGGTTTGCCGTACCCCCTCCTGTTGGCGTCGTCAGTGGCGGTATTCAATGTGGTACCGTATCTGGGACCGTTTCTCGGAGCAATTCCAGCGATCTTGGTCGCGTTGGCCATCTCCAAAAAGATGGTCGTCTCTGTTTTGCTCATCAATCTGGTCATTCAAATGTTGGAGGGGAACGTGATTTCGCCACAAATTGTGGGCCGTACCCTTCACCTGCATCCGCTGTTGATCATTTTTGCTCTGTTGGCAGGAGGAGAGGTAGGTGGAATTTGGGGCATGATATTGGCCGTTCCCTTTTTTGCCGTATGCAAAGTGATCATCGAACACGTGACTCGTCATGTGATCCACCGTTGA
- a CDS encoding ATP-dependent RecD-like DNA helicase, whose amino-acid sequence MQQSGLDLWGEQYLKGAVIQEIYHNEENGFGVYLLKILEASELTDQSETVVVGHLFRPHPDEVLTCYGQWVQHPKYGRQFQVQRVKKEWPQSEEAVVKYLSSGLFPGVGRKTAEKIVQHLGPAALEKISSNPDILADIPGVTPARARTIADNIRENQALEQAMVYLYEFGIGPALALKIVQTYKEETMAVLRENPYRLIEDVEGVGFRRADEIARQAGVAQDSPARFQAAVLYAVKEAAYTYGHVYVTPEQLLAEVKELLGEDASLFDDRARQLLDQMVEEERLVEAEGHFYLPSLYYAEHGFALRVRLLMEQEVPTFPVQEIYRAIGELEEELGVAYADRQRDAMMKAVSSPLMILTGGPGTGKTTVIRGICHLFARLHECSLDPVVYEGTDRPYPIRLVAPTGRAAKRMSEATGLPAMTIHRLLGWRGDFFERNADNPIEGSLLIVDEVSMMDIWLANQLFRAIPKGMQVVLVGDQDQLPSVGPGQVLQHLLQVEDIPRVELTEIFRQEEGSSIITLAHALKKGEVPADLVRPMPDRRFFPCTQEQVVDVVLQTYQQAIKKGYTLFDVQVLAPMYKGPAGVNRINRAIQEAVNPKRDGVREITWGETVFRIGDKVLQLVNHPEHPIYNGDMGIIIAIEETAATDEPVCWVRFDRMEVPYKRNQLNQLSLAYACSVHKAQGSEFPIVIFPVVHAYRRMLRRNLIYTAVTRSKSYLILCGEREAIRMGAQQTRGDERNSALVQLLRRWHQPPA is encoded by the coding sequence ATGCAACAGTCCGGGCTCGACCTTTGGGGAGAACAGTATCTCAAAGGTGCCGTCATCCAGGAGATCTACCACAATGAAGAAAACGGCTTCGGGGTGTACCTGTTGAAAATCCTTGAAGCTTCGGAGCTGACGGACCAATCGGAAACCGTCGTGGTGGGCCATCTATTTCGCCCGCATCCGGATGAAGTGTTGACCTGTTACGGACAATGGGTGCAACACCCCAAATATGGGCGGCAGTTTCAGGTTCAACGGGTGAAAAAGGAATGGCCCCAATCCGAAGAAGCCGTCGTCAAATATCTGTCCAGCGGACTTTTTCCCGGTGTCGGCAGAAAAACGGCGGAAAAAATCGTCCAACATCTCGGGCCGGCGGCACTGGAGAAGATCAGCTCCAACCCGGATATTTTGGCGGATATCCCGGGGGTGACTCCGGCACGGGCCCGGACCATCGCCGACAACATCCGGGAGAACCAGGCCTTGGAACAGGCGATGGTGTATTTGTACGAGTTCGGGATCGGGCCCGCTTTGGCCTTGAAAATCGTACAGACATACAAAGAAGAGACAATGGCTGTCCTGCGTGAAAATCCGTACCGACTGATCGAAGATGTCGAAGGGGTCGGTTTTCGTCGTGCGGATGAAATCGCCCGTCAAGCAGGAGTGGCACAGGATTCCCCAGCCCGATTTCAGGCGGCGGTATTGTACGCCGTCAAAGAAGCTGCATACACTTACGGGCATGTCTATGTGACCCCGGAACAGCTGTTGGCGGAAGTGAAAGAGCTGCTCGGAGAAGACGCCTCTCTGTTTGATGATCGTGCCCGTCAGTTGCTGGATCAAATGGTGGAAGAAGAACGGTTGGTGGAAGCGGAAGGACATTTCTATCTGCCGTCTCTGTATTATGCGGAGCACGGCTTCGCTTTGCGTGTAAGGCTGTTGATGGAACAGGAAGTACCTACTTTCCCGGTACAGGAAATCTATCGGGCGATCGGTGAGTTGGAAGAGGAGTTGGGGGTGGCGTATGCCGACCGGCAACGGGACGCGATGATGAAAGCAGTTTCTTCCCCTTTGATGATTTTGACAGGGGGACCCGGCACCGGCAAGACCACTGTCATACGCGGGATTTGTCATCTGTTTGCCCGTTTGCACGAGTGCTCGCTTGATCCAGTCGTTTACGAAGGGACCGACCGGCCTTACCCGATCCGACTGGTTGCACCCACGGGCAGAGCAGCGAAGCGAATGTCGGAAGCAACAGGCCTGCCGGCGATGACGATCCACCGACTGCTGGGATGGAGAGGAGACTTTTTTGAGCGAAATGCGGACAATCCCATCGAGGGATCGTTGCTGATCGTCGACGAGGTGTCGATGATGGATATCTGGTTGGCCAATCAATTGTTCCGGGCGATTCCCAAAGGCATGCAAGTGGTGTTGGTAGGGGATCAGGATCAACTCCCCTCTGTCGGTCCCGGCCAGGTACTTCAACATCTGTTGCAGGTAGAGGACATTCCGCGCGTGGAGCTGACGGAGATCTTCCGGCAGGAAGAAGGTTCTTCCATCATTACGTTAGCACACGCCTTGAAAAAGGGGGAAGTCCCGGCCGATCTGGTCCGCCCCATGCCGGATCGACGTTTTTTTCCCTGTACCCAGGAACAAGTCGTCGATGTGGTGCTCCAAACGTACCAACAAGCCATTAAAAAGGGCTATACGCTGTTTGACGTGCAGGTATTGGCCCCGATGTACAAAGGTCCCGCCGGCGTCAATCGCATCAACAGGGCGATTCAGGAAGCGGTCAATCCCAAACGGGATGGCGTCCGGGAAATCACCTGGGGTGAAACCGTTTTCCGTATTGGGGACAAAGTACTCCAGCTTGTCAACCACCCGGAACATCCCATTTACAACGGGGATATGGGTATCATCATCGCGATCGAGGAAACGGCGGCGACTGACGAACCGGTCTGTTGGGTGCGGTTTGATCGAATGGAAGTGCCATACAAACGCAACCAACTGAATCAGCTTTCATTGGCCTACGCTTGTTCCGTCCACAAAGCACAAGGATCGGAGTTTCCCATCGTCATTTTCCCCGTGGTCCACGCCTACAGAAGAATGCTGAGGCGCAACCTGATCTACACGGCGGTAACACGCAGCAAATCGTATCTGATCTTGTGCGGAGAACGGGAAGCCATTCGCATGGGTGCCCAGCAAACTCGGGGGGATGAGCGCAACAGCGCTCTGGTCCAATTGTTGCGACGTTGGCATCAACCCCCAGCGTAG
- a CDS encoding 5' nucleotidase, NT5C type has product MKIGVDIDGTIKDTQSAAVQVYNEALNRKIKREDVKEFHLDKAYGLSKKEGAHLWRKLEHKIYSLAVPLPDAAEVLTQLQQQGHEIHFITARPGKPNIVDITKKWLKKHGFPYNGENLNMSAQNKAEVARRLGIELFFEDAPQHLDRLVEAGIPTVIVDAVYNRNYPHDLPRITSWKQVFALVEQMEARRV; this is encoded by the coding sequence ATGAAAATCGGCGTCGACATCGACGGGACCATCAAAGATACACAATCGGCCGCCGTCCAAGTGTACAACGAGGCACTCAACCGCAAAATAAAACGGGAGGACGTCAAGGAGTTTCACTTGGACAAGGCTTACGGTTTGAGCAAAAAAGAAGGCGCCCACCTGTGGCGCAAGCTGGAACACAAAATCTACTCTCTGGCCGTTCCGCTTCCCGATGCGGCTGAAGTTTTGACCCAATTGCAGCAACAGGGTCACGAGATCCACTTCATCACTGCACGTCCAGGGAAGCCGAATATTGTGGATATCACGAAAAAGTGGTTAAAAAAGCATGGTTTCCCCTACAATGGCGAGAATCTGAACATGAGTGCGCAAAACAAGGCGGAAGTGGCCCGGCGTCTTGGCATCGAACTGTTTTTTGAAGACGCGCCGCAACATCTGGACCGTTTGGTGGAGGCGGGAATTCCGACCGTCATCGTCGACGCGGTGTACAATCGGAATTACCCCCATGATTTGCCGCGCATTACCAGTTGGAAGCAGGTATTTGCCTTGGTGGAGCAGATGGAAGCGCGACGCGTCTGA
- the cymR gene encoding cysteine metabolism transcriptional regulator CymR yields the protein MKVSTKGRYGLTIMMDLARRYGEGPTSLKSVAERHQLSEHYLEQLISPLRNAGLVRSVRGAYGGYILARPPEEITAGDVIRVLEGPISPVEFSEEDDPARRDLWKRIRDAIADVLDNTTLADLIHYTPDGQSDAYMFYI from the coding sequence GTGAAAGTGTCCACCAAAGGACGATACGGATTAACCATCATGATGGATTTGGCCCGGCGATACGGAGAAGGACCGACATCACTGAAAAGTGTCGCAGAACGCCATCAGCTGTCAGAACACTATTTGGAACAATTGATTTCTCCCCTGCGTAATGCCGGTTTGGTACGCAGTGTACGTGGAGCGTATGGGGGATACATACTGGCACGGCCTCCGGAGGAGATCACCGCAGGGGATGTGATTCGCGTTTTGGAGGGACCTATCTCTCCGGTGGAGTTTTCCGAAGAGGACGATCCGGCCCGTCGAGACTTGTGGAAACGCATTCGGGATGCGATTGCCGATGTGTTAGACAACACGACGTTGGCCGATTTGATCCATTACACCCCGGATGGACAAAGTGACGCATATATGTTTTATATTTAA
- a CDS encoding AAA family ATPase — protein MDLFEYGRQQESEKRAPLAARMRPRTLDEIVGQSHIIGKGRLLRRAIEADQLSSLILYGPPGTGKTTLARVIANTTSAHFEQINAVTAGVSDIRRLIQEAQERLGMYGQKTVLFIDEIHRFNKSQQDALLPSVEDGTIILIGATTENPSFEVNPALLSRSRLFQLHPIGEEDLMTLIRRALADEHRGLGAYRVEVEEAALQHIVRMAGGDARNALNAIELAVLTTDPDEDGVRRITLEVAEESIQRKVIRYDKSGDQHYDTVSAFIKSMRGSDPDAALYYLAKMIQAGEDPRFIARRVFIHAAEDVGMADPRALLIASAAAHAVEFIGMPEAQIPLAQAVIYIATAPKSNAVVRGINEAMEAVKKESRGEVPPHLRDAHFPGAKGQNRGIGYQYPHNYPRGYVPQQYLPDEHVGKTFYHPTDMGYEGKLQQFLRWMKGESGKGTDREN, from the coding sequence ATGGATCTGTTTGAATACGGACGACAACAGGAATCGGAAAAACGCGCTCCGTTGGCTGCCCGCATGCGGCCGCGCACATTGGACGAAATCGTGGGCCAATCCCATATCATCGGCAAGGGCAGGCTGCTCCGCCGGGCCATCGAAGCGGATCAGCTTAGCTCGCTCATCCTGTACGGTCCGCCCGGAACGGGAAAAACCACATTGGCCCGCGTGATCGCCAATACCACCAGTGCCCATTTTGAACAGATCAACGCGGTCACAGCCGGGGTTTCGGATATCCGTCGTCTCATTCAGGAGGCACAGGAGCGCTTGGGTATGTACGGGCAGAAAACGGTGCTGTTTATCGACGAAATCCACCGCTTCAACAAGTCACAGCAAGATGCTCTGTTACCTTCGGTGGAAGACGGCACCATCATCCTGATCGGAGCAACGACGGAAAATCCGTCTTTCGAAGTCAATCCGGCCTTGTTGTCCCGATCACGCCTCTTTCAGCTGCATCCAATCGGAGAAGAGGATCTGATGACCCTGATCCGTCGGGCGCTGGCGGATGAACATCGCGGATTGGGCGCATACCGCGTTGAAGTGGAAGAAGCTGCTTTGCAGCACATTGTGCGGATGGCAGGCGGTGATGCGCGCAACGCCCTCAATGCCATCGAACTGGCTGTCCTTACCACCGATCCGGATGAAGACGGTGTCCGACGCATCACATTGGAAGTAGCGGAGGAGTCCATCCAACGAAAAGTGATCCGCTATGACAAAAGCGGGGACCAACATTATGACACCGTCTCCGCTTTCATCAAGAGCATGCGCGGTTCCGACCCCGATGCCGCATTGTATTATCTGGCCAAAATGATCCAGGCCGGGGAAGATCCCCGGTTTATCGCCCGACGGGTGTTTATCCATGCAGCGGAAGACGTGGGAATGGCCGATCCGCGAGCGCTATTGATCGCCTCGGCGGCTGCACATGCGGTGGAATTCATTGGCATGCCGGAAGCACAAATCCCGCTGGCACAAGCCGTCATCTACATTGCCACCGCTCCCAAAAGCAATGCCGTCGTTCGCGGGATCAATGAAGCGATGGAAGCGGTGAAAAAGGAATCACGCGGGGAAGTCCCCCCGCATTTGCGGGATGCCCATTTCCCTGGCGCCAAAGGACAAAATCGGGGCATCGGCTATCAATATCCGCACAATTATCCGCGTGGTTACGTCCCGCAACAATATTTACCGGACGAACATGTCGGCAAAACGTTTTATCACCCGACCGATATGGGTTATGAAGGGAAATTGCAACAGTTTCTTCGTTGGATGAAAGGAGAGTCGGGGAAAGGGACGGATCGGGAAAATTGA
- a CDS encoding PRC-barrel domain-containing protein translates to MRKSQDVIGLPVYHAQTGRHLGTVRDLLFDEMQRFCGLLLEDGGVFKPGRYLPSELIGAIGTDAVMADSEPIPYSSPQALQRWTGMLTGQRKLRGRPVMTEQGQALGMVEDVYFLENAGTLVGYELSDGWWSDWREGRKVLRAPCPLIWGEEILIAPAVGWQMDE, encoded by the coding sequence TTGCGAAAATCCCAAGATGTCATCGGTTTGCCGGTGTATCATGCGCAAACAGGTCGGCATTTGGGTACCGTCCGGGACCTGCTGTTTGATGAAATGCAACGGTTTTGCGGGCTGTTGCTGGAGGACGGCGGTGTATTCAAACCTGGACGGTATCTCCCTTCCGAACTGATTGGTGCCATCGGTACGGATGCGGTGATGGCGGACAGCGAACCAATCCCCTACTCCTCACCTCAAGCGCTCCAGCGATGGACGGGCATGTTGACGGGACAGCGAAAATTGCGTGGACGACCTGTGATGACGGAACAGGGCCAGGCATTGGGAATGGTGGAGGACGTCTATTTTTTGGAAAATGCGGGAACGCTGGTAGGGTACGAACTGTCCGACGGTTGGTGGTCCGATTGGCGGGAGGGACGGAAAGTCCTTCGCGCCCCGTGCCCTTTGATTTGGGGAGAAGAGATTTTGATCGCCCCCGCCGTCGGTTGGCAAATGGATGAGTGA